The sequence GAACCGGAGCCCACCGACCCGCTCGACGACATCGTCCATTCCGAACGCCACCTCCAGGCCGCTGTCTACGGCGCCGAGGTCCGCGCCTTCGCCGAGGGCGTGGAGCAGGGCCGGCGCGAGGGGGCGGCGGAGGCCGCGGCCCGCACCGAAGCCGCTCTGGCGCAGGCGCTCTCCCACCTCGGCGAACAGCTGGCCGCGCTGGACGACCGCTTCGCCGACGCCCTGCGCGGGGTGGAGGCGCAAGGGTCGGCGGTGATGCTGGCGCTCGTCCGCCGCCTCGCCCCGGCCTTGCTGGAGCGGATCGGCGCGGCGGAGACCGACCGGCTCGCCGCGGACGCCCTGCGTCTGGCCGGCGGGTCGCCGCGGCTGCGGCTGCGCGTCCATCCCGCTCTGGCGGACCCCGTCCGCGCCAAACTGGCCGACCCGGACTCCGCCCCGGGGGCCGCCGGCTTCAAGGGCGCGCTGGAGGTCGTCGCCGACCCGTCGCTGCCGCCCGGCGGGCTCGACGCCGCCTGGGAGTCCGGCGGCCTGCGCTACGACCCGGCGGCGGTGGAGCGCGCCGTCGCCGGCCTGTGCGACCGCGCGCTGGCCGCCCTGTCCACCGAACATGACCTCTCCACCGACACGGAAAGCACCGCATCATGGCCCCACTGAACCTCGACGTCCTGGAAGACGACGCCAAGCCCGCCGAGAAGGACACCGTCGGCATCCCCGCCGCGGCGATCGCCGGCGGCTCGATGAACGCCATCTACAACGTCCCGGTGGACGTGCAGGTGGTGCTGGGCCGCACCAGCATGCTGGTGGCGCAGCTCCTGAAGCTCGGCCGCGGCGCCGTGGTGGAGCTGGAGCGCAAGGTGGACGAGCCGGTGGAGGTTCTGGTGAACCACCGTCTGGTCGCCCGCGGCGAGGTGGTGATCGTCGAGGACCAGCGGCTCGGCGTTACGCTGACCGAGATCGTGCGCACCGATCTGGCCATTGATTGACACCCCCGGCACCGCACCCACGGACCCCCTCCATGATCCGACGCCTGCTTCCGCCCATCCTCGCCCTGGCGTTCGCCGCGCTGCTTCCCGCGGCGGCCTGGGCGCAGTCGGGCGGGCTGGACCTGTCCTCCATCGGCAGCGCGCTCGGCAGCGCCACGGGGGAGAGCGGGTCGCTGTCCGGGCGCGTCATCCAGGGCATCGTCCTGCTGACGGTGCTCAGCGTCGCGCCGGGCCTGCTGGTCATGGCGACCTCCTTCACCCGGATCATCGTCGTGCTGTCGCTGCT is a genomic window of Azospirillum formosense containing:
- the fliN gene encoding flagellar motor switch protein FliN; translation: MAPLNLDVLEDDAKPAEKDTVGIPAAAIAGGSMNAIYNVPVDVQVVLGRTSMLVAQLLKLGRGAVVELERKVDEPVEVLVNHRLVARGEVVIVEDQRLGVTLTEIVRTDLAID
- a CDS encoding FliH/SctL family protein, translated to MGYPRYRFDLRFDSTAQAAAQAAAEFGADPEPEPTDPLDDIVHSERHLQAAVYGAEVRAFAEGVEQGRREGAAEAAARTEAALAQALSHLGEQLAALDDRFADALRGVEAQGSAVMLALVRRLAPALLERIGAAETDRLAADALRLAGGSPRLRLRVHPALADPVRAKLADPDSAPGAAGFKGALEVVADPSLPPGGLDAAWESGGLRYDPAAVERAVAGLCDRALAALSTEHDLSTDTESTASWPH